The Arcanobacterium pinnipediorum genome includes the window TATATAACTTGCGCCAAGAATACAACGGTTACGTTAAGCGTTCCAAAGCCGATGGCATCATGCAATACGAAGCAGGAGTCAACAAAGTTCTCGACATACTCCTACCCGTACTTGACGATGCTGCCTTAGCGCGCCTTCATGGCGATCTGGAAGGCCCAACTGGTGCAATTATCACCAAGTTAGAATCAACGCTGGAAACCAATTTCAAGCTTGAGCGCTTTGGCGCCGAAGGCGATCTGTTTGATCCCAACCTCCACGAAGCACTCATGGCTACCACCTCTAGTGACGTCGAAGAAGAACAGATCAGCCAGCTTATTCAACCCGGATACAAGGTCGGCGAACGTATCTTGCGTCCGGCGCGCGTCGGCGTCGTCAAACCAGAGTAATTTCAAGCTAAAGAACCCAACCTACGTTGAACTACACAACCAAAGTACACCTGTGAGGAGGTGAGGACTATGGCAAGTCAAGATTGGATGAACAAAGATTTCTATGCGGCCCTTGGAGTTTCCAAGAATGCAAGCACCGAAGAAATCAAAAACGCATACCGTAAACTTGCGCGAAAATACCATCCAGATCGCAACCCGGGAGATACCGGCGCAGAAGCAAAATTCAAAGATATTTCCGAAGCATACAGCGTGCTCAAAGACGACCAAGAGCGCAAACAATATGACGCGATTCGCTCAATGTCTGGCGGGGCACGGTTTACCCCCGGATCTGGTGGCGGCTTCGAAGATATTTTCTCTGGAGTTTTCGGGCAAGGCGCCCGCGGCGGAGCACAGTATAGCTCGATGGGTGACACCCCCGGATTTGAAGATATTTTAAAAAACATGTTCGGCCAAGGAGCACCACACCCCAACGGACCATCCGGATTCGGCGGGTTCGGGCGTCGGCCAGAACGCGGCCAAGACGTCAAAGCCTCAGCAAAACTGACGTTCCGTCAAGCTGTTGATGGTGCAACCATAACCCTGAATATCAACGGTAAACCAGTAACTGCCCGCATCCCGAAGGGCGTTGCGAGCGGGCAAAAAATTCGCCTGAAAGGCAA containing:
- the grpE gene encoding nucleotide exchange factor GrpE, coding for MVDEPLNPHSQSEDDQQLEHNEAADQTTEPAAQPTEETSQPEPGISAVEDGEPELSQADQALLKVAELEEQLARRNADLYNLRQEYNGYVKRSKADGIMQYEAGVNKVLDILLPVLDDAALARLHGDLEGPTGAIITKLESTLETNFKLERFGAEGDLFDPNLHEALMATTSSDVEEEQISQLIQPGYKVGERILRPARVGVVKPE
- a CDS encoding DnaJ C-terminal domain-containing protein, yielding MASQDWMNKDFYAALGVSKNASTEEIKNAYRKLARKYHPDRNPGDTGAEAKFKDISEAYSVLKDDQERKQYDAIRSMSGGARFTPGSGGGFEDIFSGVFGQGARGGAQYSSMGDTPGFEDILKNMFGQGAPHPNGPSGFGGFGRRPERGQDVKASAKLTFRQAVDGATITLNINGKPVTARIPKGVASGQKIRLKGKGNPGSNGGQNGDLLVEVTVETHPVYELHGHDVHLTVPVSFDEAALGAVIDVPVIDGESVKVKIPAGSSSGKKMRVRAKGLQGANGVVGDMFVHLTINVPEELPDQARRAVEEYRTAMQDHDPRAEFTKMAHI